One Cystobacter ferrugineus genomic window, GCTGGCCCTGGGGTTGGCGGTTGCCAGCTGGGAGCGGGGCTATGCGAAAGGGCACACCCTGCTGACTTGGGCCAGCAGCGCACGCGGCCCCCTGCGCGGTGCAGCCAAAATCAAGCAGGCCGTCAATCCAAGGCAATGAGGAGTCTCAGGCCATGTCGCTGACCATCAACATCAACAACCTGACGCTCTGCCACAAAGGCAGCGATGGAATCTCCATGGCGACCCTGCCAGACGTGTGCAAGACGCCTATGCCTGGCGGGCCGGTGCCGATCCCCTACCCGAACATCGCCTTCTCCCGGGATTTGAAGAAGGGGACCACGACCATCATCGCGGATGGCGGTCACATGTGCGCCAATTACGGCTCGGAGTTCTGCAAGAGCACGGGGGACGAGCCTGGAACGGTGGGCGGTGTCAAATCGGGGACTTTCACCAAGGAAGCGACATGGATCACCTACTCCTTTGATGTGAAGTTCGAGAACAAAGGGGCCTGCCGGCTCACGGACAAGATGTTCCACAACCACGGGAACACAGTCAATGCGAGCGGTCTGCTTCAACGGGTATTGCAAGCGAAGAACCTGCTGGCGAAGATGGTCTGTGATTGCGACAAGGAGATAAAGCCCGGCAAGGATGACACCTGTCTGTCCCTTGGCAACAAGAAGCACGAGTGCATGGAGAAAAAGAAGGACGAGCACAACAAGAATGGCGGCCAGCCCAAGCTCAATGAGGAGCGCGGGTATAATTACAAGACAGGAAAACCAGACCCACACCCGATGCGCAGAACCGACCGGTTCAAGAAGTTGGCCGAGCTTCGGAGTAAGATCAAGAAGGCGAAGGCCACGTTGGGCGTGGCCAAGGTGGGCAGGAAGATCGTGAAGTTTGGCAAGGTCACCCCAGTGAGCTTCATCGTCGGACTGGCAGTAGATGAACTCGTCATCGGCCCGGCGATGGACATGGCGATGAAGAACGTGGGGAAGTGGGCCTCTGAAGCCGATGACCTCGCCAAGGGCTTGAAGGACACCATCTTTCCGGATGGTTCGCTTCAAGGGGCCGACGGCAAGCTCGAGGGCTTCTTTGAGTATAAATTCAAGTGCCCGCCCGGAGTCAAATCGGGTAAAGGCGTCTCCACCGGGGATGCGGTTCCCAACTGGAGCCCGGGACAAGAGGAGAAGGTGTCCGAGCTCCTCGTCAGAATGAAGGCGTTAAGTCCCGACAGCATCGATCCCGAGGCCACGGCAGAGTTGCTGACCAATGAACTGTGTTGAGTAGGTATCCACCAGAGGCAGACCCTATGCTCCCCGAAGCGCTCGTCGAGCACCTGACCCACCGAATTACATCTCCCCGCTCCGGCGAGACCTATGTCGTGGTCCGCCCAGGTTTGAGCTTGGCCATGTATTACGGCAAACCCCTGCATGAGATGGTGGATGCAGTGGAGCGGGTGGTGCGTACCTATCTCCAATTCATCCCCGAGGGGGCCATCACCGCGCTCTGCGGAACGAACGCTTGGGGCGCGTTCAGCACCAGTCGGCTGCAGCGGCAGATCAAGAAGCTTCACAGCAGGTCCGTCGACTACACGAACATCGATCTGGGCTCTGGCCCGTTGTTGGCGAGTGAGGGCCCCTATGGCTGGCATCTCAATGGTGGGAACTTGTCCAGTGTGGACATACGGCCCAACAACTCGAATGTTTGCATTCACGAGTTTCCTCCCGAGGAACTGAATCGGGTTGGCGTGCAGCAGATGGTGGACTGGGTCGTGAGCATCGCCGAACAACACCCTTTCGAAACGGGACAGTTCGGTTACGCGTTCAACCAACTCCAGCGAACGTGGACGAGCCAGGCGGACGAGTTCGTCGGCGGTGTCGCCATGCGGTTTCTGGGGTTTGATATCCTGGATCCCGCGCTTGCCCGAGAGGCGCGCGGTCTGGTCCCCAATTGTTCCTGGTTGAACCTCCTGGGGGATGGAGTGGTTGAGCGGTTGGGCGGGGAGCAGGCCATTCGCCATGCGCTCTCCTCGGCGGTCCAGGTGCGCCGGATCTCCGGAGGATTGCTCCTTCGGGCGGGCGAACTGCCGCCCATCGGCGACGTCAACCGCCGGGCCCCCGATCTCGGTCCCGTCCGGGAGGTGGCTCGGCTCACCCGGCCTCTACGCGTGACGAAGCGGGTGCTCTTCTACGGAACAGAGGAGTTTCGGAAT contains:
- a CDS encoding DUF4150 domain-containing protein encodes the protein MSLTININNLTLCHKGSDGISMATLPDVCKTPMPGGPVPIPYPNIAFSRDLKKGTTTIIADGGHMCANYGSEFCKSTGDEPGTVGGVKSGTFTKEATWITYSFDVKFENKGACRLTDKMFHNHGNTVNASGLLQRVLQAKNLLAKMVCDCDKEIKPGKDDTCLSLGNKKHECMEKKKDEHNKNGGQPKLNEERGYNYKTGKPDPHPMRRTDRFKKLAELRSKIKKAKATLGVAKVGRKIVKFGKVTPVSFIVGLAVDELVIGPAMDMAMKNVGKWASEADDLAKGLKDTIFPDGSLQGADGKLEGFFEYKFKCPPGVKSGKGVSTGDAVPNWSPGQEEKVSELLVRMKALSPDSIDPEATAELLTNELC
- a CDS encoding type VI immunity family protein — its product is MLPEALVEHLTHRITSPRSGETYVVVRPGLSLAMYYGKPLHEMVDAVERVVRTYLQFIPEGAITALCGTNAWGAFSTSRLQRQIKKLHSRSVDYTNIDLGSGPLLASEGPYGWHLNGGNLSSVDIRPNNSNVCIHEFPPEELNRVGVQQMVDWVVSIAEQHPFETGQFGYAFNQLQRTWTSQADEFVGGVAMRFLGFDILDPALAREARGLVPNCSWLNLLGDGVVERLGGEQAIRHALSSAVQVRRISGGLLLRAGELPPIGDVNRRAPDLGPVREVARLTRPLRVTKRVLFYGTEEFRNAWVHRFDE